The following coding sequences lie in one Brevibacterium marinum genomic window:
- a CDS encoding TetR/AcrR family transcriptional regulator, with protein MAQRMSGADRRRQVLGIAAKEFAEHGLHGASTEAVAREAGITQAYVFRMFGTKKALFLELVTSAFDRVSDGMLSAGEGSTGRDSLEHMGAQYYDLLADRHSLLLQLQGLAACGDAEVKAVVRERFAKMWHTVADTTDLDPVTVKTFLAFGMLLNVGAALNVDDLDESWAEGIRTRIKPGLFDHIDDDTNR; from the coding sequence ATGGCACAGCGCATGAGCGGAGCAGACCGCCGCAGACAGGTCCTCGGGATCGCCGCAAAAGAATTCGCCGAACACGGTCTGCACGGAGCCTCGACCGAAGCGGTCGCTCGCGAGGCGGGCATCACCCAGGCTTACGTCTTCCGCATGTTCGGCACGAAGAAGGCACTGTTCCTCGAGCTCGTCACCTCAGCCTTCGACCGAGTCAGCGACGGGATGCTCTCGGCTGGAGAAGGCAGCACGGGACGGGATTCGCTCGAGCACATGGGCGCCCAGTACTACGACCTGCTCGCCGATCGACATTCGCTGCTCCTTCAGCTTCAGGGACTCGCCGCATGCGGCGACGCCGAGGTCAAGGCGGTCGTCCGGGAGAGATTCGCGAAGATGTGGCACACCGTCGCCGACACCACCGACCTCGATCCAGTCACCGTCAAGACTTTCCTCGCTTTCGGCATGCTGCTCAACGTCGGAGCGGCACTCAACGTCGACGATCTCGACGAAAGCTGGGCAGAAGGCATCCGCACCCGCATCAAGCCCGGACTCTTCGATCACATCGA